A portion of the Phyllopteryx taeniolatus isolate TA_2022b chromosome 15, UOR_Ptae_1.2, whole genome shotgun sequence genome contains these proteins:
- the LOC133489925 gene encoding radial spoke head protein 3 homolog: protein MASVSQRQRDKNATYVFSSRPRPVESRSKFDGSPTENPQYGNIVYDRRVVRGNAHGRNASPAKTTAHAADIQQQRGFRGRSVDFVRSRDHVWFKTHDNLPGRKHVDVQTESFLEELSHILVTKDIDSQTDRFLDRPATPLFIPAKSGEDVATQIQDGELFDFDREVQPVLEVLVGKTIEQSLLEVMEEEELARLRAQQRAFEQLRNAELAEVQRLQEQERRRNEEKECRIAQQREAVRKEKETAEMIAAQACAQQFLSKLFPAVFASLRRHGYFYDPVERDIEMNFFRWLMAEVNNTLEKRNSARLLLDTIIHDIALERRDFFKDLESQLVKSDK from the coding sequence ATGGCTTCCGTTTCACAGCGCCAACGAGATAAAAATGCGACGTACGTGTTCTCCAGTCGCCCCAGGCCCGTCGAGAGCCGCTCGAAGTTCGACGGGTCCCCCACGGAAAATCCTCAGTACGGAAATATCGTGTACGATCGACGAGTCGTCAGGGGAAATGCTCACGGTCGAAACGCGTCGCCGGCGAAGACCACGGCGCATGCGGCCGACATTCAACAACAGCGCGGATTCCGGGGGAGATCGGTGGACTTCGTGAGGTCCAGGGACCACGTGTGGTTCAAGACTCACGACAACCTGCCCGGTCGAAAGCACGTTGACGTGCAAACCGAGTCCTTTCTCGAGGAGCTGAGTCACATCTTGGTGACGAAAGATATCGACTCCCAAACGGATCGTTTCCTGGACAGACCGGCCACGCCGCTATTCATACCGGCCAAATCGGGCGAAGATGTTGCGACCCAAATCCAAGACGGGGAGCTGTTTGACTTTGACAGGGAGGTGCAGCCTGTGTTGGAGGTCCTGGTGGGCAAGACCATCGAGCAGTCTCTCTTGGAggtgatggaggaggaggaactgGCCCGCCTGCGGGCCCAGCAGAGGGCCTTCGAGCAGCTGAGAAATGCCGAGTTGGCCGAGGTCCAGCGGCTGCAGGAGCAGGAGAGGCGTCGCAATGAGGAAAAGGAGTGTCGGATCGCCCAGCAGAGGGAGGCCgtgaggaaagaaaaagaaacggcCGAGATGATAGCCGCCCAAGCGTGCGCGCAGCAGTTCCTGTCCAAGCTCTTCCCCGCCGTCTTCGCCTCGCTAAGGAGACACGGCTACTTCTACGACCCCGTGGAGAGAGACATCGAGATGAATTTCTTCCGGTGGCTGATGGCCGAGGTTAACAACACTCTGGAGAAGAGGAACTCCGCCAGGCTGCTGCTGGACACCATCATCCACGATATCGCCCTGGAGAGACGGGATTTCTTCAAGGATCTCGAGTCGCAGCTGGTCAAATCGGACAAATAg